A window of Selenomonas ruminantium subsp. lactilytica TAM6421 contains these coding sequences:
- the priA gene encoding primosomal protein N' — translation MLTASVFVNIPVKSIAKAYTYSVPAELSYLEAGWRVFVPFGGRKVEGFIVSVAEKTAEEIGAIKLKPIESAVDEEAWFTPHVLKAARWLAEFYLCSLAEMMRLFMPGKSGLKITVLYGAEKAQREHLLLQMAAYRQVYEALLCENLSRPALGRMLPELKAELPAMLDKMVQYGIVRKEYTADRREKARYEQDAILQVTVTAELLAGYKRKKAQAHALEVLAAAGGKMAVKEMKAQKISAPTIKNLAADGLIRLENRRILRDSYGETAVRQAEVELTADQQKALEAMEPALAGRTYQGFLLKGVTGSGKTQVYIEMAGKVRAAGRQVIVLVPEIALTGQVVMAFKAYFPEDIVVIHSRLSLAERNDAVLRVRRGEAGIIIGARSALFTPASDVGLIIMDEEQDMSYKQDESPRYHAKVVAEELAKIHQAILLLGSATPSLESYYRAKNGEFTLLNMPKRIGNLPLPLVQCVDMRNELRMGNRHIMSAALRQLIETTMAQNQQIIIMLNRRGFSTFVMCRSCGEVIKCKLCGLPLVYHKNGRLSCHHCDVTEPVPDVCPKCGSRYIKYFGSGTEKLEQELHQLVPSARVIRMDRDTTNTKFAHQEILQKFREKQYDILLGTQMVAKGHDIPDVTAVGIISADSSLNLPDFRAAERCFMLITQTAGRAGRHGTQGKVIIQTYNPEHYAVTCGIEQDYEGFYEQEMKLRQGLFYPPFSRLVKLLFQHEEENMAKSNAKRLVAAFNQYFANNKQQQIIGPSPAVIVRFRGIYRFVVLIKTADLPAVQEFLRGQKLHVRADVAIDIDPITML, via the coding sequence ATGCTGACAGCCAGCGTCTTTGTGAATATTCCCGTAAAAAGCATAGCCAAGGCTTATACCTACAGCGTGCCAGCCGAGCTTTCCTATCTGGAAGCAGGCTGGCGCGTTTTTGTGCCCTTTGGCGGGCGCAAGGTGGAAGGCTTTATCGTATCGGTGGCGGAAAAGACAGCAGAGGAAATCGGCGCTATAAAGCTCAAGCCCATCGAGTCAGCGGTGGACGAGGAAGCCTGGTTCACCCCGCACGTGCTGAAGGCAGCCCGCTGGCTGGCGGAGTTTTATCTGTGTTCCCTGGCGGAAATGATGCGGCTCTTTATGCCCGGTAAAAGCGGCCTGAAGATAACAGTGCTCTATGGGGCAGAGAAAGCGCAAAGGGAACATCTGCTCCTGCAGATGGCCGCATATCGGCAGGTATATGAGGCGCTTTTGTGTGAAAACCTCAGCCGCCCTGCATTGGGCAGAATGTTGCCGGAATTAAAGGCAGAGCTGCCTGCTATGCTGGACAAAATGGTGCAGTATGGCATCGTCCGCAAGGAGTACACTGCAGATCGGCGGGAAAAGGCGCGCTATGAGCAGGATGCCATATTGCAGGTGACTGTGACGGCAGAACTGCTGGCCGGCTACAAGCGCAAAAAAGCTCAGGCCCATGCCCTGGAAGTGCTCGCCGCTGCCGGAGGGAAGATGGCCGTAAAGGAAATGAAAGCGCAAAAGATATCCGCGCCGACCATCAAGAATTTGGCAGCAGATGGCCTGATCCGGCTGGAAAACCGCCGTATCCTGCGGGACAGTTATGGTGAGACGGCCGTCAGACAGGCGGAAGTGGAACTGACCGCTGACCAGCAAAAGGCACTGGAGGCCATGGAACCGGCTTTGGCAGGCCGCACGTATCAGGGCTTTTTGCTCAAAGGCGTTACGGGCAGCGGCAAGACCCAGGTCTATATCGAAATGGCCGGCAAGGTGCGGGCGGCTGGCCGTCAGGTTATCGTGCTGGTGCCGGAAATCGCCTTGACCGGGCAGGTGGTGATGGCCTTTAAGGCGTATTTCCCCGAAGATATTGTGGTTATCCATAGCCGTTTGTCCCTGGCTGAACGCAACGACGCGGTGCTGCGGGTACGGCGGGGAGAGGCCGGCATCATCATCGGCGCCCGTTCCGCCCTGTTCACCCCGGCTTCGGATGTGGGGCTGATCATCATGGATGAGGAGCAGGATATGTCTTACAAGCAGGACGAATCCCCCCGTTATCATGCCAAGGTAGTGGCTGAGGAACTGGCCAAAATCCATCAGGCAATCCTGCTGCTGGGCAGTGCCACGCCTTCCCTGGAAAGCTATTACCGGGCAAAAAACGGGGAATTTACCCTGCTCAATATGCCCAAGCGCATCGGCAATCTGCCTCTGCCTTTGGTGCAATGCGTGGATATGCGTAACGAACTGCGCATGGGGAATCGTCATATCATGTCGGCGGCCCTGCGGCAGCTCATTGAGACTACCATGGCGCAAAATCAACAGATTATCATCATGCTGAACCGCCGGGGCTTTTCCACCTTTGTCATGTGCCGCTCCTGCGGCGAGGTCATCAAGTGCAAGCTCTGTGGGCTGCCGCTGGTCTACCATAAGAATGGCAGACTCTCATGCCATCACTGCGATGTGACGGAGCCGGTGCCCGATGTGTGCCCCAAATGCGGCAGCCGCTATATCAAATACTTCGGCTCCGGCACGGAAAAGCTGGAGCAGGAGCTGCACCAATTAGTGCCTTCTGCCCGGGTTATCCGCATGGACAGGGACACCACCAATACGAAGTTTGCCCATCAGGAAATCCTGCAGAAATTCCGGGAAAAACAGTACGACATCCTGTTGGGGACACAGATGGTGGCCAAGGGACATGATATTCCCGATGTGACGGCGGTGGGCATAATCAGCGCTGATTCCAGCCTGAACCTGCCGGACTTCCGGGCGGCAGAGCGCTGCTTTATGCTGATTACCCAGACCGCTGGCCGGGCCGGGCGCCATGGCACTCAGGGCAAGGTCATCATACAGACCTATAATCCCGAACATTACGCCGTGACCTGCGGTATCGAGCAGGATTACGAGGGCTTCTATGAGCAGGAAATGAAGCTGCGGCAGGGGCTCTTTTATCCGCCCTTCAGCCGCCTGGTAAAGCTCTTGTTCCAGCATGAAGAGGAAAACATGGCCAAGAGCAATGCAAAAAGGCTGGTGGCAGCATTCAATCAGTATTTTGCCAATAACAAGCAGCAGCAGATCATCGGCCCGTCCCCGGCAGTAATCGTCCGGTTCCGGGGCATCTACCGCTTTGTGGTGCTGATAAAGACCGCCGACCTGCCGGCAGTGCAGGAATTCCTGCGGGGACAGAAGCTCCATGTGCGGGCGGATGTGGCCATTGATATTGATCCAATAACCATGTTGTAG
- a CDS encoding ATP-binding protein, whose translation MLANYKNKFANIEDAFAPVLVCRRHADALEVLHISAGLCHTFKMSREALLHGLVMPASEIVHPDDLVRVLRYMQRSYLNPDEFQQFSYRMKLPGMVDYIWLLSVVYGQRLPDDTILQYITSLDITQERREHEQQEAKFEHTSALLEKILDTTQTALFWKDAERRFLGANKAFLDYYEFPSEKVIIGKNDEDMGWHKQEEPFKSDEWRVIHLGESTYRVHGQCMSHGEMRDIVASKSPLIENGKIVGLVGSFEDVTDEIRRQEQAERLNEQLQQALERAESANRAKTAFLSNVSHDMRTPLNGILGIAELASKTDDIEKMREYLQKIITAGSLLKDLINDTLELSRIGSGKKQLDLEVVEADRMLERLITAIRSSAEQKKVHFHIGLALAELGFVQVDRLKLSKVLLNLLSNAVKFTPEGGDVWLLGEVLSCDEHEGLCRFTVKDSGIGMSPEFIPKMFMPFEQENALSAQGVQGTGLGLSIAKELLTLMGGTIAVDSVQGKGTTFTVEVSFARVKGQRHENKDEVNEKINLDNRQVLVCEDNELNREIVTTILEMNHMQVVTAENGEEGIKRFVESPEYHIEAILMDIRMPVMDGLTAAARIRQLFRKDAGMVPIIALSANAFQEDVVASRQAGMNDHLTKPVEPDILLECLSRCIKAYESARKSAQP comes from the coding sequence ATGTTAGCCAATTATAAGAATAAATTTGCTAATATTGAGGATGCCTTTGCGCCGGTTTTGGTTTGTCGGAGGCATGCGGATGCTCTGGAAGTCCTGCATATTTCTGCAGGACTTTGTCATACGTTCAAAATGTCGCGGGAGGCTTTGCTGCATGGCTTAGTAATGCCGGCAAGTGAGATTGTGCATCCTGATGATCTCGTGCGGGTTTTACGCTATATGCAGCGCAGCTATCTGAATCCGGATGAATTCCAGCAATTCAGTTACCGCATGAAGCTGCCCGGCATGGTGGATTATATCTGGTTGCTGTCGGTGGTTTATGGCCAACGGCTGCCGGATGATACGATCCTGCAATATATAACCAGTCTGGATATCACGCAGGAGAGGCGGGAGCATGAGCAGCAGGAGGCAAAATTTGAGCATACCAGTGCATTGTTGGAGAAAATCCTTGACACTACCCAGACGGCGCTTTTTTGGAAAGATGCAGAGCGTCGTTTTTTGGGAGCTAATAAAGCCTTTTTGGATTATTACGAATTTCCTTCGGAGAAGGTCATTATCGGTAAGAACGATGAAGATATGGGCTGGCATAAGCAGGAGGAGCCCTTCAAAAGCGATGAGTGGCGTGTGATTCACCTTGGTGAATCGACTTATCGGGTGCATGGACAATGTATGAGTCACGGGGAAATGCGGGATATTGTGGCCAGCAAAAGCCCCTTGATTGAAAATGGCAAGATCGTGGGGCTCGTGGGCAGCTTTGAGGATGTTACCGATGAAATCCGCCGGCAGGAGCAGGCCGAAAGGCTCAATGAGCAGCTGCAGCAGGCGTTGGAGCGGGCGGAAAGTGCCAATCGGGCCAAGACAGCCTTCCTTTCCAACGTCAGCCACGATATGCGCACGCCATTGAACGGCATTTTGGGGATTGCCGAGCTGGCCAGTAAAACAGATGACATCGAAAAAATGCGGGAGTATCTGCAAAAAATCATAACCGCAGGTTCCCTGTTGAAGGATCTGATCAATGATACCCTGGAGCTGTCGCGCATTGGCAGCGGCAAAAAGCAGCTGGATCTGGAGGTAGTGGAGGCGGATCGCATGCTGGAGCGGCTGATCACGGCAATCCGCTCGTCGGCCGAGCAGAAGAAGGTTCATTTCCATATAGGGTTAGCCCTGGCAGAGTTGGGCTTTGTGCAGGTGGACCGGCTGAAATTGTCCAAGGTGCTGTTGAACCTCCTGTCCAATGCGGTGAAGTTCACCCCCGAGGGGGGCGATGTTTGGCTCCTGGGAGAAGTTTTGTCCTGTGATGAACATGAAGGCCTTTGCCGTTTTACCGTAAAGGACAGCGGCATAGGCATGTCGCCGGAATTCATTCCCAAGATGTTTATGCCCTTTGAACAGGAAAATGCCTTGTCAGCCCAGGGCGTGCAGGGCACGGGGCTGGGGCTTTCTATTGCCAAGGAGCTTTTGACGTTGATGGGCGGCACGATTGCAGTAGACAGCGTGCAGGGAAAGGGGACGACCTTTACTGTGGAAGTCAGCTTTGCCCGGGTAAAAGGGCAGCGCCATGAGAATAAAGACGAAGTAAATGAGAAAATCAATCTGGACAACCGGCAGGTATTGGTTTGTGAGGATAATGAGCTGAACCGGGAGATTGTCACCACAATCCTGGAGATGAATCACATGCAGGTGGTGACGGCAGAGAACGGGGAAGAGGGGATAAAGCGCTTTGTTGAGTCACCGGAATACCATATCGAAGCCATTTTGATGGATATCCGCATGCCGGTAATGGATGGGCTCACGGCAGCGGCACGGATTCGGCAGCTTTTCCGGAAAGATGCCGGCATGGTGCCCATCATTGCCCTGTCAGCCAATGCCTTTCAGGAGGATGTAGTGGCCTCCCGGCAGGCAGGGATGAACGATCATCTGACAAAACCCGTGGAGCCGGATATTTTACTGGAATGTCTGTCCCGGTGTATAAAGGCTTACGAGTCCGCAAGGAAGAGTGCGCAGCCATGA
- a CDS encoding YjiH family protein — MTWIKFVAGALFGMGMFLFPVGGGDGFSTPVGVLTEWLEKLITANVPWFLYLLVTLSAVGALVSRFYLPDFVAKRSWLAGLFTISWPYLLTRLVALFVIICVGAEVGPECVRSADVGGSMVGLSQTLVALAFSLSFVLPFLTDTGIMEFTGVLLKPLIRPLFHVPGRASVDLIASWLASSNTAVLITAGQYNSGYYSRREAATIMTNFSLVSIPFCMVVAGTLHVSNLFPLLYLTVTAVGLLLAVLCVRIAPLATVAEDYRGEPQLKEEVPQGSSLFAWAIAAALERAAKFHLSLAVKVGLEMAVGILFDLIPIVIAWGTIGTLLVNETPVFQWIAYPMGLYMWAIGIPDAFTLAPATLVGFIDMFIPALITNAEAPENIRFFISALSLVQIIYLTEVGSIIVKSDVGLDVKRLFIVFLERTLVAIPILWLVTKFFVG; from the coding sequence ATGACATGGATTAAGTTTGTGGCCGGTGCCTTGTTCGGCATGGGCATGTTCCTGTTCCCCGTGGGAGGCGGTGATGGCTTTTCCACGCCGGTGGGGGTATTGACGGAATGGCTGGAAAAGCTGATTACAGCCAATGTGCCTTGGTTCCTGTATCTGCTGGTAACGCTTTCGGCGGTGGGCGCGCTGGTCAGCCGGTTCTATCTGCCGGATTTTGTGGCGAAGCGTTCCTGGCTGGCCGGATTGTTTACGATTTCCTGGCCCTATCTGCTGACGCGGCTGGTGGCTCTTTTTGTCATCATCTGCGTGGGGGCAGAGGTGGGGCCGGAATGCGTGCGCAGTGCGGATGTGGGCGGCAGCATGGTAGGTTTGTCCCAGACTTTGGTGGCACTGGCCTTTTCGCTGAGTTTTGTGCTGCCCTTCTTGACGGATACGGGCATCATGGAATTTACGGGCGTTCTGCTCAAACCGCTGATCCGCCCGCTGTTCCATGTGCCGGGGCGTGCTTCCGTTGACCTGATTGCCTCCTGGCTGGCTTCTTCCAATACGGCGGTACTGATCACTGCCGGGCAGTATAATAGCGGTTACTATAGCCGCCGGGAAGCGGCCACGATCATGACGAATTTCTCGCTGGTGTCCATTCCCTTCTGTATGGTGGTAGCTGGCACCCTCCATGTGAGCAATCTCTTCCCGCTGCTCTATCTGACTGTTACGGCAGTGGGGCTTTTGCTGGCTGTCCTCTGCGTGCGCATTGCGCCTCTGGCCACGGTGGCGGAGGATTATCGCGGCGAGCCGCAGCTCAAGGAGGAAGTGCCTCAGGGCTCATCGCTGTTTGCTTGGGCCATTGCGGCAGCCTTGGAGCGGGCGGCGAAGTTTCACCTGTCTTTGGCAGTCAAAGTCGGGCTGGAAATGGCCGTGGGCATTCTCTTTGACCTGATTCCCATCGTGATTGCCTGGGGGACCATCGGTACGCTGCTGGTCAATGAGACGCCGGTCTTTCAATGGATTGCCTATCCTATGGGGCTTTATATGTGGGCTATCGGCATTCCGGATGCCTTTACGCTGGCACCGGCCACCCTCGTGGGTTTCATCGATATGTTTATCCCGGCCCTGATCACGAATGCGGAGGCGCCGGAGAACATCCGCTTCTTTATCTCGGCGTTGTCTCTGGTACAGATTATCTATCTGACAGAAGTGGGTAGCATCATTGTCAAAAGTGATGTTGGTTTGGATGTGAAGCGTCTCTTTATAGTGTTCCTGGAACGTACGCTTGTGGCTATTCCCATCCTGTGGTTGGTGACAAAATTTTTTGTGGGCTGA
- a CDS encoding YifB family Mg chelatase-like AAA ATPase codes for MFARTFGATTLGVDGLIIDVEVDAAAGLPGFDIVGLADALVKEAKERVRTAIRNSGIQLRQEKVTVNLAPADVRKDSSGLDLPIAVGLLAAYGLVSAATLDKYLFAAELSLEGDCRGIRGILPMAVKAKEAGFQAIFVARDNVNEALLVEGLEVYALDNLQQLVQFLTGQERLLPAQPDVLTAAEPEFKDDFADVQGQFQAKRALEIAAAGGHNVLMVGPPGAGKTMLARRMSTILPPLIRDEALEVTKIYSIAGLLTGHGLIKERPFRSPHHTSSMTALIGGGSVPRPGEVTLAHHGVLFLDELPEFSKKALEVLREPLEDRQITVSRVHASVTFPSSFVLIASANPCPCGMAGSPDHTCQCTPYEIKRYTQKISGPLLDRIDIHIRVPQVKYEELSARKKAESSAQIRQRVVAAREIQLQRLAKYHLFCNAQMNHALLQKFCILEPQAQALLAQAFKSMKLSARSYDRIVKVARTIADLAGEENIMAVHIAEAIQLRNDKDFGL; via the coding sequence ATGTTTGCGAGAACTTTTGGAGCTACGACTTTGGGGGTGGACGGGCTGATCATCGATGTGGAGGTCGATGCAGCGGCAGGCCTGCCTGGCTTTGATATAGTAGGATTAGCCGATGCACTGGTCAAGGAGGCCAAGGAGCGGGTGCGCACGGCTATCCGCAATTCCGGCATCCAATTGCGACAGGAAAAGGTTACCGTCAATTTGGCTCCAGCCGATGTGCGCAAGGACAGTTCCGGTTTGGATTTGCCCATCGCTGTGGGACTGCTGGCAGCTTATGGTCTTGTGTCAGCGGCTACTTTGGATAAGTATCTCTTTGCCGCAGAATTGTCCTTGGAAGGAGATTGCCGGGGAATCCGGGGAATTTTGCCCATGGCGGTAAAAGCTAAGGAGGCAGGTTTTCAGGCGATATTTGTGGCCAGGGATAATGTCAATGAGGCATTGCTGGTGGAGGGGCTGGAAGTCTACGCTTTGGATAATCTGCAGCAGCTGGTTCAGTTTTTGACCGGTCAGGAACGATTACTGCCTGCGCAGCCAGACGTGTTGACCGCAGCGGAACCGGAGTTCAAGGATGATTTTGCTGATGTGCAGGGGCAGTTTCAGGCCAAGCGGGCTTTGGAGATTGCGGCAGCGGGGGGCCATAATGTGTTGATGGTGGGACCTCCGGGAGCCGGCAAGACCATGCTGGCCCGGCGGATGAGTACGATCTTGCCGCCTTTGATCAGGGATGAGGCCTTGGAAGTGACGAAAATCTACAGTATTGCAGGCTTGCTGACCGGTCATGGACTGATTAAGGAGCGGCCTTTTCGCAGCCCCCATCACACCAGTTCCATGACGGCTTTGATTGGCGGCGGCAGCGTGCCTCGTCCCGGCGAGGTCACCTTGGCTCATCATGGCGTGTTGTTTCTGGATGAACTGCCCGAATTCAGCAAAAAGGCGTTGGAAGTCCTTAGGGAGCCATTGGAGGACCGTCAGATAACCGTTTCCCGCGTGCATGCATCCGTGACCTTTCCCTCAAGTTTTGTGCTGATTGCCAGTGCCAATCCCTGTCCCTGCGGCATGGCGGGTTCGCCGGACCATACCTGTCAGTGCACGCCCTATGAAATCAAGCGCTATACCCAGAAGATTTCCGGCCCCCTGCTTGACCGTATCGATATTCATATCCGGGTGCCGCAGGTGAAATATGAGGAGCTTTCCGCCAGGAAAAAGGCAGAATCCTCGGCGCAGATCCGCCAGCGGGTAGTGGCGGCCAGAGAAATCCAACTGCAACGGCTGGCAAAATATCATCTGTTCTGCAATGCGCAGATGAATCATGCTCTGCTGCAGAAGTTCTGCATCCTGGAACCACAGGCGCAGGCGCTTTTAGCCCAGGCCTTCAAAAGCATGAAGCTTTCCGCCCGGTCATACGACCGCATTGTAAAGGTGGCCCGCACCATAGCTGACCTGGCTGGCGAAGAAAATATCATGGCGGTTCATATTGCCGAGGCGATACAGCTAAGGAATGACAAGGACTTTGGTCTGTGA
- a CDS encoding YraN family protein: MKNQILGSQGEQVAADFLVRHGYEICARNFRVPVGEVDIIARQGDVLAFVEVKTRRGIRYGTPAQAVNFHKQKKIIQTAYWFLRQKHLEDKCFCRFDVIEVYALPEGKWRIHHLAGAFEQ, from the coding sequence ATGAAAAATCAGATCCTGGGCAGTCAAGGAGAACAGGTGGCGGCAGATTTTCTGGTTCGTCATGGCTACGAGATTTGTGCGCGCAATTTCCGGGTACCGGTGGGAGAGGTTGACATTATCGCCAGACAGGGGGATGTGCTGGCTTTTGTGGAGGTCAAGACCCGTCGTGGCATTCGCTATGGGACACCTGCACAGGCTGTGAATTTTCATAAACAAAAGAAAATAATTCAGACCGCCTATTGGTTTTTACGGCAGAAACATTTAGAGGATAAGTGTTTCTGCCGTTTTGACGTGATCGAAGTCTATGCCCTGCCGGAAGGTAAATGGCGGATTCATCATCTGGCGGGAGCTTTTGAACAATAG
- a CDS encoding EscU/YscU/HrcU family type III secretion system export apparatus switch protein — protein sequence MENEQVPLRREIEMDPDAPQQAVALKYDMERDTAPRVVAKGRGHVAENILAAAQKNAVPVYQNKSLVNMLMALEIDREIPPELYRAIAEVMAYVYRIDKKAKKNKPGPRL from the coding sequence ATGGAAAATGAGCAGGTACCGCTGAGAAGAGAAATAGAAATGGACCCCGATGCCCCCCAGCAGGCCGTGGCATTGAAATACGATATGGAGCGGGATACCGCGCCCCGAGTGGTTGCCAAAGGCCGCGGCCATGTGGCGGAAAATATTCTGGCTGCTGCCCAGAAAAATGCCGTTCCTGTTTACCAGAATAAGTCTTTGGTTAATATGTTGATGGCGTTGGAGATCGATAGGGAAATTCCGCCGGAACTCTATCGGGCCATCGCTGAAGTTATGGCCTATGTGTATCGCATTGACAAGAAGGCCAAGAAAAATAAGCCTGGACCGCGGCTTTAA
- a CDS encoding ribonuclease HII, with translation MNDLKNYTIKQVEEFFVRGQVDEDFLAACQQDSRKAVGTLLRRYQREQEDRKRVAALYRYEREFWKKGCEFVAGVDEAGRGPLAGPVSVAAVILPHDLYLPKINDSKKISAKVREELYDEIMDKAIAVKAAFVDAKTIDRVNIYQATINGMYESIFGLAQEPQAVLIDAVKLENLDVPFQSIIKGDAKSASIAAASIIAKVNRDRLMDAYDKEYPEYGFAHHKGYGTAEHIAALRQYGPCPIHRQSFEPIRSMVEPQFEVPL, from the coding sequence TTGAATGATTTAAAGAATTATACGATAAAACAAGTAGAGGAGTTTTTTGTCCGGGGGCAGGTGGATGAAGATTTTTTAGCCGCCTGCCAGCAGGACAGCCGCAAGGCCGTAGGCACCCTGCTGCGCCGCTATCAGCGGGAACAGGAGGACAGGAAGAGGGTAGCGGCTCTCTACCGTTATGAGCGGGAGTTCTGGAAGAAAGGCTGTGAATTTGTGGCTGGTGTGGATGAAGCCGGCCGCGGCCCGCTGGCAGGTCCGGTATCTGTGGCGGCAGTGATCCTGCCCCATGATCTGTATCTGCCGAAAATCAACGACTCCAAGAAGATTTCGGCCAAGGTCCGGGAAGAGCTTTATGACGAGATTATGGATAAGGCCATCGCGGTCAAAGCAGCTTTTGTAGATGCCAAGACTATTGACCGGGTGAATATCTATCAGGCCACAATCAATGGCATGTATGAATCCATCTTTGGCCTTGCGCAGGAGCCACAGGCGGTGCTGATCGATGCGGTGAAGCTGGAGAACCTGGATGTTCCGTTCCAGTCCATCATCAAGGGGGATGCCAAGTCAGCTTCCATTGCGGCAGCTTCCATTATCGCTAAGGTCAATCGTGATCGTTTGATGGATGCGTATGATAAAGAATATCCTGAATATGGTTTTGCGCATCATAAGGGCTATGGAACAGCGGAACATATTGCTGCTCTGCGACAGTATGGTCCATGTCCCATACATCGTCAGTCCTTTGAACCAATTCGCTCCATGGTGGAGCCACAATTTGAAGTACCCCTATAA
- the ylqF gene encoding ribosome biogenesis GTPase YlqF, with amino-acid sequence MEKQDIPNLQWFPGHMKKAQRLIEENLKLVDVVIELLDARIPLSSANPMLAEIIKDKPRMIALNKSDLADSASTKKWLDYFKAQGVPAVTIDSMKGKGMKQLVKVAEDLARPKTEKFVSKGAKPRAARCMILGIPNVGKSSLINRLAGAVKAKAADKPGVTRAKQWIKIGTNLDLLDTPGILWPKFEDQTVGLKLAFTGAINDDIYDREQVTALLLGIMRRDYPERLAERFKLKDDVPDNGLEILELIGRKRGCLVKGGVVDLEKAQNIVLNEFRAGKLGLVTLDEIPAEDGEKNIE; translated from the coding sequence ATGGAAAAACAGGATATCCCCAATCTGCAATGGTTTCCGGGGCATATGAAAAAGGCTCAGCGCCTGATAGAAGAAAATCTGAAACTGGTGGATGTGGTCATTGAGCTTTTGGATGCCCGCATTCCCCTGAGCAGTGCCAATCCCATGCTGGCCGAAATCATCAAGGACAAGCCGCGCATGATTGCCCTCAATAAATCGGATTTGGCGGATAGTGCCAGCACCAAGAAATGGCTGGATTATTTCAAGGCGCAGGGGGTTCCCGCTGTGACCATTGATTCCATGAAGGGCAAGGGCATGAAGCAGCTCGTGAAGGTGGCGGAAGATCTGGCCCGTCCCAAGACGGAAAAATTTGTCAGCAAAGGGGCAAAGCCCAGAGCAGCCCGCTGCATGATCCTGGGCATTCCTAATGTGGGCAAGTCTTCCTTGATCAACCGGCTGGCTGGTGCCGTAAAGGCCAAGGCTGCCGATAAGCCCGGTGTGACGAGAGCTAAGCAGTGGATCAAGATTGGCACGAATCTGGACCTGCTGGATACGCCGGGGATTCTCTGGCCGAAGTTTGAAGATCAGACCGTGGGGCTGAAATTGGCCTTTACAGGGGCTATCAATGACGATATCTATGACCGTGAACAGGTGACGGCACTGCTTCTGGGTATCATGCGCCGGGATTATCCGGAACGTCTGGCCGAGCGCTTCAAGCTCAAGGACGATGTGCCGGATAATGGCCTGGAAATACTGGAACTCATTGGCCGCAAGCGTGGCTGTCTGGTAAAAGGCGGCGTGGTGGATCTGGAAAAGGCCCAGAACATCGTCCTGAATGAATTCCGGGCAGGAAAGCTTGGTCTGGTTACTTTGGACGAAATTCCCGCAGAAGATGGAGAAAAAAACATTGAATGA
- a CDS encoding YjfB family protein, which yields MDMSIAALSVSMHQNQAMQDMGVAILKKAMDTTEVATEEMLAELAADPNLGAMVDIQA from the coding sequence ATGGATATGAGTATCGCCGCTTTGTCGGTGAGCATGCATCAGAATCAGGCCATGCAGGATATGGGCGTGGCAATTCTCAAGAAAGCTATGGATACTACCGAAGTGGCTACGGAGGAGATGCTGGCCGAACTGGCAGCAGATCCGAATCTGGGCGCGATGGTGGATATTCAGGCATGA